The following coding sequences lie in one Myxococcus xanthus genomic window:
- the hrpB gene encoding ATP-dependent helicase HrpB, translating to MADVALPIDPLLPDIVSTLRGARSLVLEAPPGAGKTTRVPRALLEAGLGQGKEIIVLQPRRLPTRLAAQRVSEELGERVGESVGYQVRFEDVRSAKTRLSFVTEGVLGRRLLSDPKLRDVGIVVLDEFHERHLSADISLALLRRLQETARPDLKVVVMSATLEAEPIRAYLGGCPSLRSEGRRFDVSVEYLPAPDDRHLDQQVLSGIKRLFTQGVDGDVLVFLPGAGEIRRARDACAEFAERHGADVLPLHGDLSPAEQDRAVRRSSRRKIILSTNVAETSVTIDGVAVVIDSGLARVASHSPWSGLPTLKLSKVSRASAIQRAGRAGRTRAGHCLRLYTQHDFDGRPEQDAPEIRRTDLAETVLSLRASGITDLAAFPFFEPPPAASLDAAETLLRRLGAVDPTGTVTEVGERLLRFPVHPRQARIIVEGERRGVGAEAAVLAALMGERDIRREARANLGQGGRPAAVVSGPSDLLELFERFREAERANFASGRMHSLSLEAGAVQSVDRVQKQLRRAVRGQGARPQRPEDVEQALMLSVLAGYPDRVARRRRPRAPELLMFGGGTATLSDVSVVQDADLMVAADAEERPGKGAMVRLASAVEPEWLLDLYPDTLEEVDTLQWNAEARRVERLTRLSYGNLVLEETRTPAPASEATARVLVEAALAAGPGKFADPEALEQWRTRVALLAGAFPEAKFPTVDDTFLRDALASLCSDARSFKDLEGVSLLDALYARLNSEQQRLLATHAPERVTLPGGRGVKVHYEPGKPPWVESRLQDFFGMAQGPNVCAGRVPLVLHLLAPNMRAVQVTTDLAGFWERHYPAIRKELCRKYPRHSWPEDPRHAQPPAPRPPRR from the coding sequence ATGGCGGACGTCGCGCTTCCCATCGATCCCCTGTTGCCGGACATCGTCTCCACGCTGCGGGGCGCGCGGTCGCTCGTCCTGGAAGCACCTCCTGGAGCGGGAAAGACCACGCGCGTGCCTCGCGCGCTCCTGGAGGCCGGACTCGGTCAGGGGAAGGAAATCATCGTCCTCCAGCCACGCCGGCTTCCCACGCGGCTCGCCGCACAGCGCGTGTCCGAGGAACTGGGCGAACGCGTGGGCGAGTCCGTGGGCTACCAGGTCCGCTTCGAGGACGTGCGCAGCGCGAAGACGCGGCTGTCCTTCGTCACCGAGGGCGTGCTCGGCCGCCGGTTGCTCTCCGACCCGAAGCTTCGCGACGTGGGCATCGTCGTGCTCGACGAATTCCACGAGCGGCACCTGTCCGCGGACATCTCCCTTGCCCTGCTGCGGCGCCTTCAGGAGACGGCGCGCCCCGACCTCAAGGTCGTCGTCATGTCCGCGACGCTGGAGGCGGAGCCCATCCGGGCCTACCTCGGCGGGTGTCCCTCGCTCCGCTCCGAGGGCCGACGCTTCGATGTAAGCGTGGAGTACCTGCCCGCGCCCGACGACCGACACCTGGACCAGCAGGTGCTCTCCGGCATCAAGCGGCTCTTCACCCAGGGCGTGGATGGCGACGTGCTCGTCTTCCTCCCCGGCGCCGGCGAAATCCGCCGCGCACGCGACGCATGCGCCGAGTTCGCCGAACGCCACGGCGCCGACGTGCTCCCCCTCCACGGCGACCTGTCCCCCGCCGAGCAGGACCGCGCCGTGCGGCGCAGCTCGCGGCGGAAGATCATCCTCTCCACCAACGTCGCGGAGACGTCCGTCACCATCGACGGCGTGGCGGTGGTCATCGACTCCGGGCTCGCGCGCGTCGCCTCCCACTCTCCCTGGTCCGGCCTGCCCACCCTCAAGCTGTCCAAGGTCAGCCGCGCCTCCGCCATCCAGCGCGCGGGCCGCGCGGGCCGTACGCGCGCGGGCCACTGCCTGCGCCTCTACACCCAGCACGACTTCGACGGCCGCCCGGAGCAGGACGCCCCGGAGATTCGCCGCACGGACCTGGCCGAAACCGTCCTCTCCCTGCGCGCGTCCGGCATCACCGACCTGGCCGCCTTCCCCTTCTTCGAGCCGCCCCCGGCCGCGTCCCTGGACGCCGCGGAGACGCTGCTCCGCCGACTGGGCGCGGTCGACCCCACCGGCACCGTCACGGAGGTGGGCGAACGGCTCCTGCGCTTCCCCGTCCACCCCCGTCAGGCGCGCATCATCGTCGAGGGTGAGCGCCGGGGCGTGGGCGCCGAAGCCGCCGTGCTCGCCGCCCTCATGGGCGAACGCGACATCCGCCGCGAGGCCCGCGCCAACCTGGGCCAGGGAGGACGTCCGGCCGCCGTCGTCAGCGGGCCGTCCGACCTGCTGGAGCTGTTCGAGCGCTTCCGCGAAGCCGAGCGCGCGAACTTCGCGTCAGGCCGCATGCACTCCCTCTCCCTGGAAGCCGGCGCCGTGCAGTCCGTGGACCGGGTCCAGAAGCAGCTGCGGCGCGCGGTGCGTGGCCAAGGCGCCCGGCCCCAGCGGCCCGAGGACGTGGAGCAAGCGCTGATGCTCAGCGTGCTCGCCGGCTACCCCGACCGCGTCGCCCGGCGGCGCCGGCCCCGTGCGCCCGAGCTGCTGATGTTCGGAGGCGGGACGGCCACGCTGTCAGACGTGAGCGTGGTCCAGGACGCCGACCTCATGGTGGCCGCCGACGCCGAGGAACGCCCCGGCAAGGGCGCCATGGTTCGGCTCGCCAGCGCCGTGGAGCCGGAATGGCTGCTCGACCTCTACCCGGACACGCTGGAGGAGGTGGACACCCTCCAGTGGAACGCCGAGGCCCGGCGTGTGGAGCGGCTCACCCGCCTGTCCTACGGCAACCTCGTCCTGGAGGAGACCCGCACGCCCGCGCCCGCCTCGGAGGCCACCGCGCGAGTGCTCGTGGAAGCCGCGCTGGCCGCGGGGCCTGGGAAGTTCGCGGACCCGGAGGCCCTGGAGCAGTGGCGCACCCGCGTGGCCCTGCTGGCCGGTGCCTTCCCCGAGGCGAAGTTCCCCACCGTCGATGACACCTTCCTGCGCGATGCGCTGGCGTCGCTGTGCTCGGACGCGCGCAGCTTCAAGGACCTGGAAGGGGTGTCCCTGCTGGACGCGCTCTACGCACGGCTCAACTCAGAGCAGCAGCGGTTGCTGGCCACGCATGCGCCGGAACGGGTGACGCTGCCCGGAGGCCGCGGCGTCAAGGTCCACTACGAGCCCGGCAAGCCGCCCTGGGTCGAGTCGCGACTCCAGGACTTCTTCGGTATGGCGCAGGGGCCCAACGTCTGCGCGGGTCGCGTCCCATTGGTGCTGCACCTGCTGGCGCCGAACATGCGCGCGGTTCAGGTGACGACCGACCTCGCGGGCTTCTGGGAGCGGCACTACCCCGCAATCCGCAAGGAGCTGTGCCGCAAGTACCCCCGGCACTCATGGCCCGAGGACCCGCGGCATGCCCAGCCGCCAGCCCCTCGGCCACCGCGCCGTTGA
- a CDS encoding ATP-grasp domain-containing protein, protein MKATILSRSASIPSTRRLVEVARARGHRVRVLNPLRVQMHLDGRSATLYYGRKKLAPTDVVLPRIAQSISNYGLAVVNQFGLARVSLVNHAQAIAQSRNKMRSLQLLSAHGIDIPSTVMARDAAHLKEMVGLLGGVPVLVKLLQGQEKHGVMVCESLQSLEAALEAVLGLGHNLVMQEYVKSTGIDVRVLVVGGQAVAAVRRRPRPGRLAHTLIKGARLEAHELSLAQRATAEKATRLIGLEVAAVDLLDVQGQPKVFEVNSSPALPEMEAVTGVDLASLIIIRAEALVAGAPPVSVPDLSPPSALPASSEPAQLPVDRKGTGRRARTSEGGA, encoded by the coding sequence ATGAAAGCCACGATCCTCTCGCGCTCCGCTTCCATCCCGTCCACTCGGCGACTTGTCGAGGTGGCGCGCGCAAGAGGGCACCGGGTGCGGGTCCTCAACCCACTCCGCGTGCAGATGCACCTCGATGGGCGCAGCGCCACGCTCTACTACGGCCGCAAGAAGCTGGCGCCCACGGACGTCGTCCTCCCTCGCATCGCCCAGTCCATCAGCAACTATGGCCTGGCCGTGGTGAATCAGTTCGGCCTGGCGCGGGTCTCGCTCGTCAACCACGCGCAGGCCATCGCGCAGTCGCGCAACAAGATGCGCTCGCTGCAACTGCTCTCGGCGCACGGCATCGATATTCCGTCGACGGTGATGGCGCGCGACGCGGCTCACCTCAAGGAGATGGTGGGCTTGCTGGGCGGCGTGCCCGTCCTCGTCAAACTGCTGCAGGGGCAGGAGAAGCACGGCGTCATGGTGTGCGAGAGCCTCCAGTCGCTGGAGGCCGCGCTCGAGGCAGTCCTCGGGCTGGGGCATAACCTGGTGATGCAGGAGTACGTGAAGAGCACGGGCATCGACGTCCGTGTGCTCGTCGTGGGTGGACAAGCTGTGGCCGCGGTTCGTCGCCGCCCGCGTCCGGGGCGCCTGGCGCACACCCTGATCAAGGGGGCTCGGCTGGAGGCGCACGAACTGTCACTGGCCCAGCGAGCCACCGCGGAAAAGGCCACCCGGCTCATCGGGCTCGAAGTGGCGGCGGTGGACCTGCTTGACGTGCAGGGCCAACCCAAGGTCTTCGAGGTGAATAGCTCCCCCGCGCTTCCTGAAATGGAGGCGGTGACGGGCGTCGACCTGGCCTCGCTCATCATCATCCGCGCGGAAGCGCTCGTGGCGGGGGCGCCGCCCGTGTCTGTGCCGGACTTGTCGCCTCCGTCGGCCCTGCCCGCGTCATCTGAGCCCGCTCAGCTCCCCGTGGACCGGAAGGGCACGGGCCGCCGCGCCAGGACCAGCGAAGGCGGCGCGTGA
- a CDS encoding HAD family hydrolase, producing MEAMRPTVLLFDIDGTLVTTGGAGRRSMEAAFEKLHGRRDACDSFPMSGMTDRAIARKAMHIIGVEDSAAAIDAVIDAYVAHLAEEVHKVDDQRYRVFPGMREAVKEARSRSGFAVGLGTGNVREGARVKLERVSIYDQFDFGGFGCDNEDRTELIRCGAKAGAAKLGVPVEECRVVVIGDTPKDVHAAQGVGAECIGVGTGTFSVQALLDAGATVAFPDFSHPQALEILLGGR from the coding sequence ATGGAGGCCATGCGTCCCACCGTCCTCCTCTTCGATATCGATGGAACCCTGGTCACCACTGGCGGCGCGGGGCGCCGCTCCATGGAAGCTGCTTTCGAGAAGCTGCACGGGCGGCGGGACGCGTGCGACTCGTTTCCGATGTCCGGCATGACCGACCGGGCCATCGCCCGCAAGGCGATGCACATCATCGGCGTGGAGGACTCGGCTGCGGCCATCGACGCGGTCATCGACGCCTACGTCGCCCACCTCGCTGAAGAGGTCCACAAGGTGGATGACCAGCGCTACCGCGTCTTCCCGGGCATGCGCGAGGCCGTGAAGGAAGCCCGGTCGCGGTCCGGGTTCGCGGTGGGACTGGGCACGGGCAACGTCCGTGAGGGCGCCCGCGTGAAGCTGGAGCGCGTGAGCATCTACGACCAGTTCGACTTCGGCGGCTTCGGCTGCGACAACGAGGACCGCACCGAGCTGATTCGCTGCGGCGCCAAGGCCGGCGCCGCGAAGCTGGGCGTCCCCGTGGAGGAATGCCGGGTCGTCGTCATCGGCGATACGCCCAAGGACGTCCATGCGGCCCAGGGCGTCGGCGCCGAGTGCATCGGCGTGGGGACTGGGACCTTCTCCGTGCAGGCCCTCCTCGACGCAGGGGCCACGGTCGCCTTCCCTGACTTCTCGCATCCCCAGGCCCTGGAGATTCTGCTCGGCGGGCGCTGA
- a CDS encoding HEAT repeat domain-containing protein — MSASASSEPALVTSAPSPGADVHAQVVALLDATTRTGAPSDDAWKRLGPGAAPVLSALVVDKGTPTARRTLAVSSLALVDPSGGAVTIRDVLEDEKAPAVVRASAADALRRCLGLDAIPTLITRLQDPESLVREAVAVALGRLGGQQARQALEDRLPIEERALVREALQRGLTLVEP; from the coding sequence ATGAGTGCTTCCGCCAGTTCGGAGCCTGCCCTCGTCACCAGCGCGCCTTCGCCTGGTGCCGACGTCCATGCCCAGGTGGTCGCACTTCTCGATGCGACGACGCGGACTGGCGCCCCATCAGATGACGCATGGAAGCGCCTGGGGCCAGGAGCGGCGCCTGTCCTGTCGGCGCTCGTCGTGGACAAGGGCACCCCTACCGCGCGGCGGACGCTCGCCGTGTCCTCCTTAGCGCTGGTGGATCCGTCAGGCGGCGCGGTGACCATCCGCGATGTGCTCGAAGACGAGAAGGCCCCAGCCGTGGTGCGGGCCAGCGCGGCGGACGCCCTTCGCCGGTGTCTGGGGCTGGATGCCATCCCCACGCTCATCACCCGGCTGCAGGACCCGGAGTCACTGGTCCGGGAAGCCGTGGCCGTGGCGCTCGGACGCCTGGGTGGGCAACAGGCCCGGCAGGCGCTGGAGGACCGACTCCCCATAGAGGAGCGCGCCCTGGTCCGCGAGGCACTCCAGCGTGGACTCACGCTCGTCGAGCCCTGA
- the rlmB gene encoding 23S rRNA (guanosine(2251)-2'-O)-methyltransferase RlmB gives MRERSSKGGRGERGSEESPQRASRGERGGGEASRFVYGVNPVLAALRARPDEVERLFLVEGQLGARAAGELLSRAREFGIRVEKVTRERLGALAEGGVHQGVVVELRGFKYAELEDLLEAAKAQGQPPLVVVLDGIQDPHNLGAIIRSADALGAHGVVIAKDRAVQVTGTVAKASAGAVEHSRIARVVNISRALEELKEAGLWVAAADVDAKEPMWSARLDGPLALVVGAEGAGVRDGVLKHCDFRLRIPMAGQVGSLNASVSAGILLYEVARQRGTVSGR, from the coding sequence ATGCGTGAGCGTTCTTCCAAGGGCGGCCGCGGTGAGCGCGGGAGCGAAGAATCCCCCCAGCGCGCCAGCCGGGGCGAGCGGGGAGGCGGCGAAGCCTCCCGTTTTGTCTACGGGGTGAATCCAGTCCTGGCGGCTCTTCGGGCCCGGCCGGACGAGGTGGAGCGCTTGTTCCTGGTGGAGGGGCAGCTCGGCGCCCGAGCGGCGGGAGAGCTACTCAGCCGGGCTCGCGAGTTCGGCATTCGCGTGGAGAAGGTGACGCGCGAGCGCCTGGGTGCGCTGGCGGAGGGCGGCGTTCACCAGGGCGTGGTGGTGGAGCTTCGAGGCTTCAAGTACGCGGAGCTGGAGGACCTTCTGGAGGCCGCGAAGGCCCAGGGACAGCCTCCGCTGGTGGTCGTGCTGGACGGAATCCAGGACCCGCACAACCTGGGAGCCATCATCCGCTCCGCGGATGCACTGGGGGCTCATGGCGTGGTGATTGCCAAGGACCGGGCGGTGCAGGTGACGGGCACCGTGGCCAAGGCGTCCGCCGGGGCCGTGGAGCACAGCCGCATCGCGCGGGTGGTGAACATCTCCCGGGCCCTGGAGGAACTGAAGGAAGCCGGCCTGTGGGTCGCCGCGGCGGACGTCGACGCCAAGGAGCCCATGTGGAGTGCCCGGTTGGATGGGCCGTTGGCGCTCGTCGTGGGGGCCGAGGGGGCAGGCGTCCGGGACGGAGTGCTCAAGCACTGCGACTTCCGCCTCCGGATTCCGATGGCGGGTCAGGTCGGTTCATTGAATGCGTCCGTTTCGGCCGGCATTCTGCTATACGAGGTCGCCCGCCAGCGGGGCACCGTCTCCGGCCGGTAG
- the cglB gene encoding adventurous gliding motility lipoprotein CglB, which produces MRSKLPLLSALSVGAFVLACQTYDFEPVEPLAIAQTTKEEVINARRSKPNIMLLVDTSGSMTYPVNPSPACDVEFQGNMVPCGGEATCNVDVCPTRWTALQSVVPQFLENSGRFVRFALTTYPETRGGQSIPDLCRAATAGALLKTLPEQEDDDSLLVHANEINTLLQGIPNGGAGRPLGGTPTSGSLNFVGGLEGLQDTNRQNFVILLTDGLPNCNEGNPNSGANTELCKCTIENNQCQSGYLHRGCLDSDASVTAVRELREKGIKTIVIGFGAETAVGDGPAALEAMARAGGFERTCNAERPCGEGDTCNPTTGLCNRSFFQAGNQAELARALEDISRAVVLIEPCLIPLEGPQRPTDPKLLVVYVEGERTPSSDSTWTLEDRGVLFTGQTCERILNSTPESPVKIEVRAIRQR; this is translated from the coding sequence ATGCGCTCCAAGCTGCCCCTCCTGAGTGCACTCTCCGTCGGTGCCTTCGTCCTGGCCTGTCAGACGTACGACTTCGAGCCGGTGGAGCCGCTGGCCATCGCGCAGACGACGAAGGAGGAGGTCATCAACGCCCGTCGGAGCAAGCCCAACATCATGTTGTTGGTGGATACCTCCGGGTCCATGACGTACCCGGTGAATCCGTCGCCTGCCTGCGACGTGGAGTTCCAAGGGAACATGGTTCCCTGTGGTGGCGAGGCGACGTGCAACGTCGATGTCTGCCCCACGCGTTGGACCGCGCTGCAGTCGGTTGTTCCGCAGTTCCTTGAGAACAGCGGTCGTTTCGTTCGTTTCGCGCTGACGACGTATCCCGAGACGCGAGGAGGACAGTCGATTCCGGATCTGTGTCGTGCCGCCACTGCTGGAGCCCTGCTCAAGACGCTGCCTGAGCAGGAAGACGACGATTCACTGCTGGTGCATGCCAATGAGATCAACACCCTGCTGCAGGGCATTCCCAATGGTGGAGCGGGCCGGCCTCTTGGCGGTACGCCGACAAGTGGAAGTCTGAACTTCGTGGGAGGGCTTGAGGGGCTCCAGGACACCAACCGGCAGAACTTCGTCATCCTCCTGACGGACGGTTTGCCGAACTGCAACGAGGGGAACCCCAACAGCGGTGCAAACACCGAGTTGTGCAAGTGCACCATCGAGAACAACCAGTGCCAGAGTGGCTACCTCCACCGTGGATGCCTGGACTCCGATGCCTCCGTGACTGCTGTGCGGGAACTTCGTGAGAAGGGCATTAAGACCATCGTCATTGGCTTCGGCGCGGAGACGGCGGTGGGGGATGGGCCGGCAGCGCTGGAAGCGATGGCGCGCGCTGGCGGCTTCGAGCGGACGTGCAATGCGGAGCGCCCATGTGGCGAGGGCGACACGTGCAACCCGACCACGGGTCTGTGCAACCGCTCCTTCTTCCAGGCCGGAAACCAGGCTGAGCTTGCGCGCGCGCTGGAGGACATCAGCCGGGCGGTCGTCCTCATTGAGCCTTGCCTGATTCCACTGGAAGGCCCCCAGCGCCCGACCGACCCCAAGCTGCTCGTGGTCTATGTGGAAGGCGAGCGGACCCCCTCGAGCGATAGTACGTGGACGCTGGAGGACCGCGGTGTGCTCTTCACGGGGCAGACCTGCGAGCGCATCCTCAACTCCACCCCGGAGTCGCCCGTGAAGATTGAAGTGCGGGCCATCCGTCAGCGCTAG
- a CDS encoding GNAT family N-acetyltransferase, protein MASPTDTSAPVTITQIQSEAELMQALAIREVVFIEEQAVPEGIERDAEDAHAYHVIANQGGHAIGTGRLVMLTQPPASQEGTWGQIGRMAVLQAHRKARVGSMLLTSLEAEARRRGVNGIMLHAQLYALEFYKKHGYQPVGGVFEEAGMEHLEMHKRF, encoded by the coding sequence ATGGCCTCTCCCACGGATACTTCCGCGCCCGTCACCATCACTCAGATTCAGAGTGAGGCGGAGCTCATGCAGGCGCTCGCCATCCGCGAGGTGGTGTTCATCGAGGAACAGGCGGTTCCCGAAGGCATTGAGCGCGACGCCGAGGACGCGCACGCCTATCACGTCATCGCCAACCAGGGCGGCCACGCCATTGGTACGGGTCGGCTGGTGATGTTGACGCAGCCTCCGGCCAGCCAGGAAGGCACGTGGGGCCAGATTGGCCGCATGGCCGTCCTCCAGGCGCACCGCAAGGCGCGCGTGGGCTCCATGTTGCTGACGTCCCTTGAGGCAGAGGCGCGTCGGCGTGGCGTCAACGGCATCATGCTGCACGCCCAGCTCTACGCGCTGGAGTTCTACAAGAAGCACGGCTACCAGCCGGTCGGCGGCGTCTTCGAGGAAGCCGGCATGGAGCACCTGGAAATGCACAAGCGCTTCTGA
- the nusG gene encoding transcription termination/antitermination protein NusG has translation MAMKWYVVHTYSNFENQAKKSLEEKVRLEGLQDQFGEILIPMEQVVEMVKGEKKTSRRKFFPGYIFVQMELNDRTLHLVKNTPKITGFPGTAQHQNPLPISDQEVARLTSQISEGTLKPKPKVQFDDGDTVRVIDGPFANFNGTVEEVNAEKGRVKVLVSIFGRATPVELDFMQVEKTTG, from the coding sequence ATGGCGATGAAATGGTACGTGGTCCACACCTACTCGAACTTCGAGAACCAGGCGAAGAAGAGCCTGGAAGAGAAGGTTCGTCTGGAGGGCCTTCAGGACCAGTTCGGTGAAATCCTGATTCCGATGGAACAGGTCGTCGAAATGGTGAAGGGTGAGAAGAAGACCTCTCGCCGCAAGTTCTTCCCCGGCTACATCTTCGTGCAGATGGAGCTGAACGACCGGACGCTCCACCTGGTGAAGAACACGCCGAAGATCACCGGCTTTCCGGGAACGGCGCAGCACCAGAACCCGCTGCCCATCTCCGACCAGGAGGTTGCGCGGCTGACGTCCCAGATCTCCGAAGGCACGCTCAAGCCGAAGCCCAAGGTGCAGTTCGACGACGGCGACACGGTGCGCGTCATCGACGGTCCGTTCGCCAACTTCAACGGCACCGTGGAAGAGGTCAACGCCGAGAAGGGCAGGGTGAAGGTGCTGGTCAGCATCTTCGGCCGCGCCACCCCGGTGGAGCTCGACTTCATGCAGGTGGAGAAGACCACCGGCTAG
- a CDS encoding DsrE family protein: MAGRVLFFLQHATYEPAFQAATMGITAAAMGDEVYFVFAFDALRQLVGGAYGQPSSEREHEEFTRAESLGVLAPPHMLAEARTLGARLIACDTTVRICGYEPESLEGTLDEVMGMASIWRLTAGARVLTL; the protein is encoded by the coding sequence ATGGCCGGACGGGTCCTCTTCTTCCTTCAGCACGCCACGTACGAGCCGGCCTTCCAGGCCGCCACCATGGGAATCACCGCCGCCGCCATGGGCGACGAGGTGTACTTCGTCTTCGCCTTCGATGCGCTGCGCCAGCTCGTGGGTGGCGCCTACGGCCAGCCGTCGAGCGAGCGCGAGCACGAGGAGTTCACGCGCGCGGAGTCACTCGGGGTGTTGGCGCCGCCGCACATGCTGGCGGAAGCGCGCACGCTGGGCGCCAGGCTGATCGCCTGCGACACCACGGTCCGCATCTGCGGCTACGAACCGGAGTCGCTGGAGGGCACCCTGGATGAAGTGATGGGGATGGCCTCGATTTGGCGACTGACCGCGGGTGCACGGGTGCTCACCCTGTAG
- the tuf gene encoding elongation factor Tu, protein MAKEKFERNKPHVNIGTIGHVDHGKTSLTAAITKVLAKTGGATFLAYDLIDKAPEERERGITISTSHVEYQTASRHYAHVDCPGHADYVKNMITGAAQMDGAILVVSAADGPMPQTREHILLARQVGVPYIVVFLNKVDMLDDPELRELVEMEVRDLLKKYEFPGDDIPIVPGSALKALEGDTSDIGEPAILKLMEAVDSYIPTPQRATDKPFLMPVEDVFSISGRGTVATGRVERGIIKVGEEVEVVGLRPTQKTVVTGVEMFRKLLDMGMAGDNIGALVRGLKREDMERGQVLAKPGSITPHTKFKAQIYVLSKEEGGRHTPFFKGYRPQFYFRTTDVTGTVKLPENVEMVMPGDNIAIEVDLITPVAMEKELRFAVREGGRTVGAGVVAEVIE, encoded by the coding sequence ATGGCCAAGGAGAAGTTCGAGCGTAACAAGCCCCACGTGAACATCGGCACGATCGGACACGTGGACCACGGCAAGACGTCGCTGACGGCCGCCATCACCAAGGTGCTGGCGAAGACGGGCGGCGCCACGTTTCTGGCGTACGATCTGATTGACAAGGCGCCGGAGGAGCGTGAGCGCGGTATCACGATCTCCACCTCGCACGTGGAATATCAGACGGCGAGCCGGCACTATGCCCACGTCGACTGTCCGGGCCACGCCGACTACGTGAAGAACATGATCACGGGCGCGGCGCAGATGGACGGCGCCATCCTGGTGGTGTCGGCGGCGGACGGCCCGATGCCGCAGACCCGTGAGCACATCCTGCTGGCGCGCCAGGTCGGTGTTCCGTACATCGTGGTCTTCCTGAACAAGGTGGACATGCTGGACGACCCCGAGCTGCGCGAGCTCGTGGAGATGGAAGTCCGCGACCTGCTGAAGAAGTACGAGTTCCCTGGCGACGACATCCCCATCGTCCCGGGCTCGGCGCTCAAGGCGCTCGAGGGTGACACCAGCGACATCGGCGAGCCGGCCATCCTGAAGCTGATGGAGGCGGTGGACAGCTACATTCCGACGCCGCAGCGCGCGACGGACAAGCCCTTCCTGATGCCGGTGGAGGACGTGTTCTCCATCTCCGGCCGCGGCACGGTGGCCACGGGCCGCGTCGAGCGCGGTATCATCAAGGTCGGCGAGGAAGTGGAAGTCGTCGGTCTGCGGCCGACGCAGAAGACGGTTGTCACGGGCGTGGAGATGTTCCGCAAGCTGCTGGACATGGGCATGGCGGGCGACAACATCGGCGCGCTGGTGCGCGGACTGAAGCGCGAGGACATGGAGCGCGGTCAGGTGCTGGCCAAGCCGGGCAGCATCACCCCGCACACCAAGTTCAAGGCGCAGATCTACGTGCTCTCGAAGGAAGAGGGTGGTCGTCACACCCCGTTCTTCAAGGGGTACCGGCCGCAGTTCTACTTCCGCACCACGGACGTGACGGGCACGGTGAAGCTGCCGGAGAACGTCGAAATGGTGATGCCGGGCGACAACATTGCCATCGAGGTGGACCTCATCACCCCTGTGGCCATGGAGAAGGAGCTGCGCTTCGCTGTTCGCGAGGGTGGCCGCACCGTGGGCGCTGGCGTCGTGGCGGAAGTCATCGAGTAA
- the secE gene encoding preprotein translocase subunit SecE yields MATASEASQQANRSAMDPKRLVVIFYLLVGIVLALFLERLLGLLWARFSWSDPVLIEGLDWKVSTLVSYVLSVGLAVGAYFHPRTHALSIDVASELMKVTWPTWSETKASTMAVVVASLVAAVILFCIDTAAYNLMVEWLPAVWGKL; encoded by the coding sequence ATGGCGACGGCATCAGAGGCCAGCCAGCAGGCTAACCGCTCGGCGATGGATCCGAAGCGGCTCGTGGTCATCTTCTATCTTCTCGTCGGCATCGTCCTGGCCCTCTTCCTGGAGCGCCTGCTCGGGTTGCTGTGGGCGAGGTTCAGCTGGAGCGACCCGGTCCTCATCGAGGGCTTGGACTGGAAGGTCTCCACCCTGGTGAGCTACGTGCTGTCCGTGGGATTGGCCGTGGGCGCGTACTTCCACCCGCGCACCCATGCGCTGTCCATCGACGTCGCTTCGGAGTTGATGAAGGTCACCTGGCCCACCTGGTCGGAGACCAAGGCGTCGACCATGGCCGTGGTCGTGGCGTCCCTGGTGGCCGCCGTCATCCTCTTCTGCATCGATACCGCCGCCTACAACCTGATGGTGGAGTGGCTGCCGGCCGTGTGGGGGAAGCTGTAA
- the fdxA gene encoding ferredoxin FdxA, giving the protein MAYVVADPCIKCKYTDCVEVCPVNCFYEGANFLVIHPDECIDCGACEPVCPTKAIFPETELPEQWKEYKALNADLSTKWPNIAEKKSALPEAEEFKSKDGKRSLLDPAPGS; this is encoded by the coding sequence ATGGCCTACGTCGTTGCCGACCCTTGCATCAAGTGCAAGTACACCGACTGTGTCGAGGTGTGCCCGGTCAACTGCTTTTACGAGGGTGCCAACTTCCTGGTCATCCACCCGGATGAGTGTATCGACTGCGGAGCTTGCGAGCCGGTGTGCCCCACCAAGGCCATCTTCCCGGAGACGGAGCTCCCGGAGCAGTGGAAGGAATACAAGGCGCTGAACGCCGACCTGTCCACCAAGTGGCCCAACATCGCGGAGAAGAAGTCCGCGCTGCCCGAGGCCGAGGAGTTCAAGTCGAAGGACGGCAAGCGCTCCCTGCTGGATCCGGCGCCGGGCTCGTAG
- the rpmG gene encoding 50S ribosomal protein L33: MPKGNRSIISLECTVCKERNYTTTKNKRKSQDKLELSKFCPRCRKHQDHKEGKV, translated from the coding sequence ATGCCGAAGGGCAATCGTTCCATCATTTCGCTCGAGTGCACTGTGTGCAAGGAGCGGAACTACACGACCACGAAGAACAAGCGGAAGAGCCAGGACAAGCTTGAGCTGAGCAAGTTCTGTCCTCGTTGCCGCAAGCACCAGGACCACAAGGAAGGTAAGGTCTAG